A window of the Brassica napus cultivar Da-Ae chromosome A2, Da-Ae, whole genome shotgun sequence genome harbors these coding sequences:
- the LOC106423130 gene encoding UDP-glycosyltransferase 72B1-like has translation MEESKAPHVVMIPSPGMGHLIPFVELAKRLVHNHGFTVTFVVVGEGPPSKAQRTVLDSLPSSISSVFLPPTDLTDIPSTARIATRISLTVTRSNPELRKVFNSFTADGRLPTALIVDLFGTDAFDVASEFQVSPYLFYPSTANVLSFFLNLPKLDETVSCEFRELTEPVKLPGCVPVFGKDFLETAQDRKNDGYKWLLHNTKRYKEAKGILVNTFDELEPNAIKALQEPGLDKPPVYPVGPLVNIGKREGDQSEESECLKWLDNQPFGSVLYVSFGSGGTLSCEQLNELALGLADSKQRFLWVIRSPSGVANSSYFDSHSHTDPLTFLPSGYLARTKDRGFVIASWAPQAQILAHSSTGGFLTHCGWNSTMESIVNGVPLIAWPLYAEQKMNAILLTEDIHVALRARAGVDGLVMREEVARVVKGLMEGEEGKGMMEGDEGKRVRNKMTKLKEGACRVMKDDGSFTKALSQLVL, from the coding sequence ATGGAGGAATCAAAAGCGCCTCACGTTGTGATGATACCGAGTCCTGGAATGGGCCACCTCATCCCATTCGTCGAGTTAGCTAAACGACTCGTCCACAACCATGGCTTCACCGTAACCTTCGTCGTGGTTGGCGAAGGTCCACCGTCAAAAGCTCAGAGAACCGTCCTCGACTCTCTCCCTTCTTCAATCTCCTCCGTCTTTCTCCCTCCCACCGATCTTACCGATATCCCGTCAACGGCTCGCATTGCAACTCGCATTTCTCTCACCGTGACCCGTTCGAACCCGGAGCTCCGTAAAGTCTTCAACTCTTTCACGGCGGATGGTCGTTTGCCGACGGCGCTCATCGTCGATTTGTTTGGAACGGATGCTTTCGACGTCGCCTCAGAGTTTCAAGTGTCACCGTATCTTTTCTACCCATCAACGGCCAACGTCTTGTCGTTTTTCCTAAATTTGCCTAAACTTGACGAAACGGTGTCGTGTGAGTTTAGGGAATTAACCGAACCGGTTAAGCTTCCTGGATGTGTACCGGTCTTTGGTAAAGATTTCCTCGAGACAGCTCAAGACCGGAAAAACGACGGATACAAATGGCTATTACACAACACCAAGAGGTATAAAGAAGCCAAAGGGATTCTTGTGAATACCTTCGACGAGCTAGAGCCAAATGCTATAAAGGCCTTGCAAGAACCTGGTCTTGATAAACCACCTGTTTATCCGGTTGGACCGTTGGTTAACATTGGTAAGCGTGAGGGTGACCAGAGTGAAGAGTCTGAATGCTTAAAGTGGTTGGACAACCAAccattcggttcggttttgtaTGTGTCCTTCGGTAGTGGCGGTACACTCTCATGTGAGCAGCTTAATGAGCTTGCTCTTGGTCTTGCAGATAGTAAGCAACGGTTTCTTTGGGTCATACGAAGTCCGAGTGGGGTTGCTAATTCTTCGTATTTTGATTCACATAGCCATACTGATccattaacatttttaccaTCCGGATATTTAGCTCGCACCAAAGACAGAGGTTTCGTGATCGCCTCTTGGGCTCCACAAGCCCAAATTTTAGCCCATTCATCCACAGGAGGATTTCTTACTCATTGTGGATGGAATTCAACTATGGAAAGTATAGTAAATGGTGTTCCACTTATTGCATGGCCATTATACGCTGAGCAAAAAATGAATGCGATTTTGTTGACGGAAGATATCCATGTGGCGCTTAGAGCCCGTGCAGGGGTTGATGGGCTGGTGATGAGAGAAGAGGTGGCTAGAGTGGTGAAGGGATTAATGGAAGGTGAAGAAGGTAAAGGAATGATGGAAGGTGATGAAGGTAAAAGAGTGAGGAATAAGATGACAAAACTGAAGGAAGGAGCTTGTAGAGTGATGAAGGATGATGGGTCATTTACAAAGGCTCTTAGTCAGTTAGTCTTGTAA
- the LOC106412740 gene encoding postreplication repair E3 ubiquitin-protein ligase RAD18-like, with the protein MSDSGEAKKSHPAVEQDFKSQEGQTTQNSNKRTLDEASKNETSGLETLKKMAKPTARKIEFKTTEEEEEEEDALPLECSICRNPFLNPVVTNCNHYFCNLCALMHHEKNTNCFVCNQPTLGVFNTAVDIKKKIVNPSSYNEVSVAMVKEVSTILAKALVIRKDADAMAAQSAGMVEDVETVMGIVDAHGETSAEDPTSWDEIVDLVESMEVVEAKAKEMAEKAAEMVKEANDTTETAKREMAKALGVMRKVKWNV; encoded by the exons ATGTCAGATTCTGGTGAAGCTAAAAAGTCTCACCCTGCTGTTGAGCAAGACTTTAAGTCTCAGGAAGGCCAAACGACTCAAAACTCAAACAAAAGAACGCTTGATGAAGCCTCCAAAAACGAAACCTCCGGTTTAGAAACCCTCAAGAAGATGGCCAAACCAACAGCCAGGAAGATTGAGTTTAAGACaacagaggaggaggaggaggaggaggatgcaTTGCCTCTAGAATGTTCCATTTGCAGAAACCCATTCTTGAATCCAGTTGTAACAAACTGCAACCATTACTTCTGCAATCTCTGTGCCCTAATG CACCACGAGAAGAACACCAATTGTTTTGTGTGTAACCAGCCAACCCTTGGAGTTTTCAACACAGCCGTGGATATCAAGAAAAAGATAGTCAAC CCAAGCTCTTACAATGAGGTCTCTGTAGCAATGGTGAAGGAGGTGTCAACAATCTTGGCAAAGGCTTTGGTTATAAGGAAGGACGCGGATGCCATGGCGGCACAGTCGGCGGGAATGGTGGAAGATGTTGAAACAGTGATGGGTATAGTGGATGCCCACGGGGAAACGTCGGCGGAAGATCCAACTTCGTGGGATGAGATTGTGGATCTGGTGGAAAGCATGGAGGTGGTAGAGGCGAAGGCCAAGGAGATGGCGGAGAAGGCGGCGGAGATGGTGAAAGAAGCGAATGATACAACGGAGACGGCAAAGAGAGAGATGGCCAAGGCGTTGGGGGTGATGAGGAAAGTCAAGTGGAACGTGTAA
- the LOC106423122 gene encoding NDR1/HIN1-like protein 6 isoform X1 produces the protein MAAAEMFLKPVLQKPPGYHELHAPPETPNALSSSSTLRRRPPKYMIPPSFYPDKKKKWSRCRVFCCCFCITVAIFILLLIIAVSVFFLWYSPRLPVVRLASFRVSNFNFSNGKPRDGLSHLTADASARLDFRNPNGKLRYYYGDADVAVIVGDGDYETSLGSTKVKGFVQKPGNRTVVIVPVKVKREEVDDPTVKLLRAEMKSKKLVVKVTAKTKLGLAVGRRKILTVGITLRCGGVTLQNLDKQMAKCTIKMLKWYVQLLLP, from the coding sequence ATGGCCGCGGCAGAGATGTTTCTTAAACCGGTGCTTCAGAAACCACCCGGCTACCATGAGCTTCACGCGCCTCCTGAAACTCCAAACGCATTATCATCTTCATCCACGCTTCGTCGCCGGCCACCTAAGTATATGATCCCGCCGTCCTTTTATCCGGATAAGAAGAAAAAGTGGAGTCGTTGCCGCGTCTTTTGCTGCTGCTTCTGCATCACCGTCGCAATATTCATCCTCCTCCTTATCATCGCCGTCTCCGTCTTCTTCCTATGGTACAGCCCGAGACTCCCCGTCGTACGACTCGCCTCCTTCCGCGTCAGCAACTTCAACTTTTCCAACGGGAAACCCCGCGACGGTTTGTCGCACTTGACGGCGGACGCTTCGGCGAGGCTCGATTTCAGAAACCCCAATGGGAAGCTACGGTACTATTACGGCGACGCTGACGTGGCGGTGATCGTAGGAGATGGCGATTACGAGACGAGTCTAGGGTCAACGAAAGTCAAAGGGTTTGTGCAAAAGCCGGGGAATCGGACGGTTGTGATCGTTCCGGTTAAAGTGAAGAGAGAAGAGGTGGATGATCCGACGGTTAAACTGCTTCGAGCGGAGATGAAGAGTAAGAAGTTGGTGGTGAAGGTGACAGCTAAAACGAAGCTGGGATTGGCTGTGGGAAGGCGTAAGATTCTTACGGTGGGGATTACTCTCAGATGCGGTGGCGTGACGTTACAGAACCTGGATAAACAGATGGCTAAATGCACCATCAAAATGCTTAAATGGTACGTACAACTACTACTACCTTGA
- the LOC125586324 gene encoding protein CURVATURE THYLAKOID 1A, chloroplastic-like translates to MAMTVAASSSVAVMIPRVTSVSDRFSAVPYLPPLPPRSFGRSSFTVPPKLVSGNGSQKGELMKMRASSSDETSTSIDTNELFTDLKEKWDGLENKSTVIIYGGGAIVAVWLSSIVVGAINSVPLLPKVMELVGLGYTGWFVYRYLLFKSSRKELAEDIDSLKKKIAGTE, encoded by the exons ATGGCGATGACAGTAGCAGCTTCGTCCTCTGTGGCAGTGATGATTCCACGTGTCACCTCCGTCTCCGACCGCTTCTCCGCCGTTCCTTACCTTCCTCCGCTGCCTCCTCGCTCTTTTGGCCGATCCTCTTTCACTGTTCCGCCGAAGCTAGTTTCAG GTAATGGTTCGCAGAAGGGTGAATTGATGAAGATGAGAGCTTCTTCATCAGATGAGACCTCAACGTCCATTGACACCAACGAACTCTTCACAGACTTGAAGGAAAAG TGGGATGGTCTTGAGAACAAGTCGACTGTAATAATATATGGAGGAGGAGCCATTGTTGCTGTTTGGTTATCTTCCATTGTTGTTGGTGCCATCAACTCTGTTCCTCTG CTTCCCAAAGTTATGGAACTTGTTGGTCTCGGCTACACAGGATGGTTCGTCTACAGATACCTCCTCTTCAAG TCAAGTAGAAAGGAACTGGCTGAGGATATTGAttccttgaagaagaagatcgcTGGGACCGAATAg
- the LOC106423122 gene encoding NDR1/HIN1-like protein 6 isoform X2: MAAAEMFLKPVLQKPPGYHELHAPPETPNALSSSSTLRRRPPKYMIPPSFYPDKKKKWSRCRVFCCCFCITVAIFILLLIIAVSVFFLWYSPRLPVVRLASFRVSNFNFSNGKPRDGLSHLTADASARLDFRNPNGKLRYYYGDADVAVIVGDGDYETSLGSTKVKGFVQKPGNRTVVIVPVKVKREEVDDPTVKLLRAEMKSKKLVVKVTAKTKLGLAVGRRKILTVGITLRCGGVTLQNLDKQMAKCTIKMLKWIKLHS, encoded by the exons ATGGCCGCGGCAGAGATGTTTCTTAAACCGGTGCTTCAGAAACCACCCGGCTACCATGAGCTTCACGCGCCTCCTGAAACTCCAAACGCATTATCATCTTCATCCACGCTTCGTCGCCGGCCACCTAAGTATATGATCCCGCCGTCCTTTTATCCGGATAAGAAGAAAAAGTGGAGTCGTTGCCGCGTCTTTTGCTGCTGCTTCTGCATCACCGTCGCAATATTCATCCTCCTCCTTATCATCGCCGTCTCCGTCTTCTTCCTATGGTACAGCCCGAGACTCCCCGTCGTACGACTCGCCTCCTTCCGCGTCAGCAACTTCAACTTTTCCAACGGGAAACCCCGCGACGGTTTGTCGCACTTGACGGCGGACGCTTCGGCGAGGCTCGATTTCAGAAACCCCAATGGGAAGCTACGGTACTATTACGGCGACGCTGACGTGGCGGTGATCGTAGGAGATGGCGATTACGAGACGAGTCTAGGGTCAACGAAAGTCAAAGGGTTTGTGCAAAAGCCGGGGAATCGGACGGTTGTGATCGTTCCGGTTAAAGTGAAGAGAGAAGAGGTGGATGATCCGACGGTTAAACTGCTTCGAGCGGAGATGAAGAGTAAGAAGTTGGTGGTGAAGGTGACAGCTAAAACGAAGCTGGGATTGGCTGTGGGAAGGCGTAAGATTCTTACGGTGGGGATTACTCTCAGATGCGGTGGCGTGACGTTACAGAACCTGGATAAACAGATGGCTAAATGCACCATCAAAATGCTTAAATG GATTAAGTTGCACTCATAA